From one Bacteroidota bacterium genomic stretch:
- a CDS encoding tetratricopeptide repeat protein, whose translation MINTKRSSLIGLAIALLLLLCVAYSNHFSNGFEFDDSHTIVNNEYIRDVKNIPLFFTDIKYFGTNPGNQGYRPILVSLNAIDYWLAGGLNPVYFHADIFLSYLILLVLLFFMFQKILDTSLPSDKNKFFALLFTGFYGLHAVNAETINYIIERCDSLSTLCIVAAFLLYMIPKTKKYFLYLIPAAIGVGTKETGAMFGIMLFFYILFFEEKVSLIDFILLKKVKQSFKAFVKSIPALIFSFGLFMLIQKKITSEATFMGGDSPYGVWEYFRTQWVVIVHYIGNFILPLDLSADPDFGIYNSLLDRKVLLCLTILLFLVVVAFITSADEKKRPIAFGILWFFIALAPTSSFLPAGQIANDHRAFFPNIGLVLSLGWWLRLLYLRYEEKTIKHKYIPKIFFTLYLAVISLHAYGTYQRNIIWSSSEKLWLDVTLKSPKNGRGQMNYGLTLMAKGKYEETLPYFKRALELMPYWAYIHINMGILRDAMGYPKEAEEYFLNAIRYQPNVPDSYFFYARFLQKQGRTGEAISQLKKGHEISPGHSGITQYLNSLSAVQGENTGDYIKKIEKYTQENPTAENYIELSLAYYRNGMYKECINACEKALELHPNFALAYNNMCSAYNAMEEWEKAMAACSKAIEIDSNFQLAKNNLEWAKKNLPK comes from the coding sequence CGAATACATACGAGATGTAAAAAACATCCCTCTTTTTTTTACAGACATAAAATATTTCGGAACCAACCCCGGCAATCAGGGCTATCGCCCCATACTTGTTTCGTTGAATGCCATTGATTACTGGCTGGCTGGCGGACTTAATCCTGTATATTTTCATGCGGATATTTTTCTTTCTTACCTTATTCTGCTGGTACTGTTATTTTTTATGTTTCAAAAAATTTTGGACACCTCTCTCCCATCTGACAAAAACAAATTCTTTGCACTGCTCTTCACCGGGTTTTACGGGCTTCATGCAGTCAATGCAGAAACCATCAATTACATTATTGAGCGATGTGATTCTTTATCTACCCTATGCATAGTTGCTGCTTTCCTTTTGTATATGATTCCGAAAACAAAAAAATACTTCCTGTATCTGATTCCGGCAGCAATTGGAGTGGGTACAAAAGAAACAGGCGCCATGTTCGGCATTATGCTGTTTTTCTATATTTTGTTTTTTGAGGAAAAAGTTTCGTTGATTGATTTTATTCTTTTGAAAAAAGTGAAGCAGTCTTTTAAGGCATTCGTAAAATCTATTCCTGCTCTTATTTTTTCTTTCGGATTATTCATGTTAATCCAGAAAAAGATTACATCTGAAGCTACATTTATGGGTGGAGACTCTCCTTACGGTGTGTGGGAATATTTCAGAACGCAATGGGTGGTTATCGTTCATTACATCGGCAACTTTATTCTCCCTCTTGACCTCAGCGCTGACCCTGATTTTGGAATTTACAATTCTCTGCTCGACAGAAAAGTTCTCCTATGCCTGACCATTCTTTTATTTCTTGTGGTGGTTGCGTTTATTACTTCTGCCGATGAAAAAAAACGCCCGATTGCATTTGGAATACTCTGGTTTTTTATCGCGCTAGCCCCCACTTCAAGTTTTTTGCCTGCAGGGCAGATTGCAAATGACCACCGAGCATTCTTTCCTAACATCGGGCTGGTATTGAGTTTAGGGTGGTGGCTGCGGTTATTGTATTTACGCTATGAAGAAAAAACAATAAAGCATAAATATATTCCGAAAATATTTTTCACACTTTATCTTGCCGTTATTTCACTTCACGCTTATGGCACTTATCAGCGCAATATAATCTGGAGCTCCTCTGAAAAACTTTGGCTTGATGTTACGCTGAAAAGTCCTAAGAACGGAAGAGGACAAATGAATTACGGATTAACGCTGATGGCTAAAGGAAAATATGAAGAAACGCTGCCGTATTTCAAACGCGCTCTTGAACTGATGCCCTATTGGGCTTACATCCATATCAACATGGGAATCTTGCGCGATGCCATGGGCTATCCAAAAGAAGCGGAAGAGTATTTTCTCAATGCCATCCGTTATCAGCCGAATGTGCCTGACAGTTATTTTTTCTATGCACGCTTCCTTCAAAAACAAGGCAGGACAGGCGAAGCAATTTCTCAATTGAAAAAAGGACATGAAATCAGCCCTGGGCATTCAGGCATTACTCAATACCTGAATTCGCTATCAGCAGTACAGGGCGAAAACACCGGGGATTACATAAAAAAAATTGAAAAGTACACTCAGGAAAATCCTACGGCAGAAAATTATATCGAACTTAGTCTTGCCTATTACAGAAACGGGATGTACAAAGAATGCATAAACGCCTGCGAGAAAGCACTGGAGCTTCATCCCAACTTTGCGCTTGCCTACAACAACATGTGCAGCGCGTACAATGCTATGGAAGAATGGGAGAAAGCAATGGCAGCTTGTTCAAAAGCCATAGAAATAGATTCGAACTTTCAGCTTGCAAAAAACAATCTGGAATGGGCTAAGAAGAATCTTCCAAAATAA
- a CDS encoding alpha/beta hydrolase has protein sequence MKRFLKISFIFIIFSFFLYSSCSTSKFFYYPDKEVIYSPDTFKCRYEEVNFKAPDENTLNGWFIKPKSDTVKIIATILFLHGNGGNIGYQFAPLALLAQNGFQGLVFDYVGYGKSEGKPSQEKVLNDAMRAVDYMVGRKDVTNTKLILFGQSLGGHLACVVAGKLHEQYAGKIPIDALVIEGAFTGHEEIAAYHGKKSYFAPGFLTRALVPSKYDAIEYIGKIPEPKLVIHSTEDKVCPFFMGKELFEKAIDPKEFWEIKGSHIAACRLYPNEFVKKFTEIISTRK, from the coding sequence GTGAAACGGTTTCTGAAAATATCTTTCATCTTTATTATATTTTCTTTTTTTCTTTATTCATCCTGCTCTACTTCTAAATTCTTTTATTATCCCGATAAAGAAGTCATTTATTCTCCTGATACTTTCAAGTGCCGGTATGAAGAGGTGAATTTCAAAGCGCCTGACGAAAACACACTCAACGGCTGGTTCATCAAACCGAAAAGCGATACAGTAAAAATAATAGCAACCATTTTATTTCTTCACGGCAATGGTGGAAATATCGGCTATCAGTTTGCCCCGCTCGCCTTGCTTGCACAAAACGGTTTTCAGGGATTAGTGTTTGATTATGTGGGTTACGGAAAATCAGAAGGAAAGCCATCGCAGGAAAAAGTTTTGAATGATGCAATGAGAGCCGTTGATTATATGGTCGGCAGAAAGGATGTGACGAATACAAAACTTATTTTATTCGGACAATCACTTGGCGGTCATCTCGCCTGCGTGGTGGCAGGAAAACTGCATGAACAATATGCAGGCAAAATTCCGATTGATGCTTTGGTGATTGAAGGAGCATTCACCGGACATGAGGAAATTGCTGCTTATCATGGAAAGAAAAGTTATTTTGCTCCTGGATTTCTTACCCGTGCGCTTGTTCCGAGCAAATACGATGCAATAGAGTACATAGGAAAAATTCCAGAACCCAAACTCGTCATTCACAGCACCGAAGACAAGGTATGCCCGTTTTTTATGGGAAAAGAACTTTTTGAAAAAGCCATAGATCCAAAAGAATTCTGGGAAATAAAAGGCAGCCACATTGCAGCCTGCAGATTATATCCGAACGAGTTTGTGAAAAAATTTACAGAAATTATTTCTACAAGAAAATAA